A window of Chryseobacterium shandongense genomic DNA:
TGTCCTTGAGGACGGTTTCCTTGTGTACCACCTTGGTTATTGTTTCCAAAACGGTTTCCGCCTTGTCCACTCTGCCCTTGAGGACGGTTTCCACCTTGTCCACCCTGACCTTGCGGACGGTTTCCTTGCTGATTATTATTTCCGCCTTGCTGATTATTGTTTCCGCCTTGTGGGTTTTGACCAGGCTTTTCAATTCTCTTTCTTTTCTTTTTAGCACCAGCTCCTTGTTTAGGGGCAAACTGCGTCAAGTCGATTTTCTCACCAACAATCTTAGGGCCGTCAAGTTTTTGATAAACGGTTTCAATTTTCTGAGGTTCTTGCTGATCATCATCCTGTTTTGGAGTTTCAACTTTCACTTCTACAGGTTTTGGCGAAACTGCTTCAACTGGTTTAGGAGTTTCTTTTACAGCTTCAGGTGCTTTTTCCACAGGTTTTTCCTCTTCTTTTTTGTCTTCTGTTTTCGGTTTGTCTTTTTTCACGGGTCTGTTTCGGGACTCGATCTGAGACAAATCTATTTTATCCAGAACTTTGAATTCCTGTTTTTCAGGAGTTGCTTTTGTTTCAGGAGCAACTTCTTTTTTCTCTTCAGCCACAGGTTCCGGCTTCGGAGCAGGAGTTTCTTCCACTTCAGGTTTTTTAGGCTCTAAGTCTATTTTCCCTAAAATCTTAGTTTCCGGTTTATTAGCTTTAGCTCTTATTACTTCAGGGGTTTTCTTTTCTTCAATTTCCAGTTTTTCTTCCGGAACTTTTGTGATTACCACCTCATGGGAAGCCTTGCGCTGTTCGCCGTCCTTGGCAAACTCAGCCTCCAATGCAGAATATGCCGCTTCTTCTAATTGAGCGTTAGGATTGCTTTCAACCTCAATGCCTTTTGATTGTAAAAATTCTACTAATCTGGACATTGAAATGTTGAATTCCTTAACCGCTTTATTTAATCTAATTTTTGGCATCTATATTATTTACTGTTTTTTAATTCTTAAAATTAAAGTATTTCTTTTTTACTGTTTATTAAAATTTATTTACAAATCTTAATCTTCAAATTCTTCTCTCAGAATACGCTTCACTTCTTCAATGGTTTCCTCTTCAAGATCTACCATATTCAATAAACTCTCAGTTTCTTTATCCAAAACCGATTTTGCCGTAGTAAGACCTACTTTCTTAAATTCATCCAAAATCCATTGTTCGATATCATCATTGAATTCTTTTAGTTCAACATCATCATCTTCGCTGGACTCTCTGTGTACATCGATCTCATAACCTGTCAACCAAGAAGCAAGTCTGATATTCTGGCCTTGTTTTCCGATTACTTTGGAAATCTCTTCAACCGGAGTATACACCAATGCGTATTCCTGTTCTTCGTTAATATCAATTTTATTGATGGTAACATTTCCTAAAGCTCTTTTCACCAAAATCTCAGGGTTTTTCGACCACTGGATCACATCGATGTTTTCATTTCTCAATTCTCTTACCACGCCGTGAATTCTTGATCCTTTCACCCCTACACAAGCTCCTACCGGATCGATTCTGTCGTCGTAAGCATCTACTGCAATTTTTGCCTTTTCACCAGGAATTCTCACTACTTTTTTCAACATAATGGTTCCGTCCTGGATTTCAGGGATTTCCAGCTCTAATAATTTCTCAAGGAATTTAGGTGCAGTTCTGGAAATAATAATCTGCGGTTTTGAACCTTTGAAATCTACTGTTTCTACAATAGCTCTGATGTTTTCTCCTTTTTTAAAGAAATCCGACGGGATCTGATTTTCTTTAGGAAGAATAAATTCATTCCCTTCATCATCAAGCAGAATTACGTGCTTGTGACGGATATGGTGAATCTCTCCTACAACAATCTCTCCGATTCTGTCTTTAAACTGCTCATACAACATAGCATTGTTGTGCTCCTGCAATTTCGTAGCCAAAATCTGCTTCAGGGTAAGAATATTTCTTCTTCCAAGCTGTGCAACAGGAATTTCCATGGTAAAATCTTCGCCTACCTCAAAGGTGGGGTCGATTTTTTTAGCTTCGGAAATTTCTATTTCAAGATCATCATCTTCAGACATTTCGTCTTCCACAATGGTTTTATTTAAAAAGATTTGAAAATCTCCTTTATCAGGATTTACAATCACATCAAAGTGATCATCAGAATCGTATCTCTTTCTTAAAAGAGTTTTCAGTGAATCTTCAATAATTGCCATAAGATCAATCTTACTGATCCCCTTTTCGTCTTTAAAATCACCAAAGGATTCAATCAACGCTATATTGTCCATGTATTCTTTTTTCTTTTAAAATTTAATTGTTACTAATGCTTTTTTAATCTCAGAGTACGGAATTTCCTTCTCTTCCTCCACATCTACTTTACCTTTGCCAATTTCTTTCGGTTTGCGGTATCGCAGGATTAGTGTAATCTTTTCTTCGTCTGCTTTTGCAAGCTCTCCTTCAATTTTTTCAGAGTTATTGAGTAAAACCTCAATCTCTCTTCCAATATTCTTAGCAAACTGTCTGAGACTCGCCAATGGCTCGCTCAAACCTGCGGACATTACCTGAAGGCTAAAATCATGCTCTTCACGATCCATATTGAATTCTATTGCACGGCTTGCATCAAGACAATCCTGCAGAGAAACACCATTATCACCGTCCAAAATCACGGTAATATCATCTCCGGCAGAAATTTTCAGATCGATAAGAAACAGATCTTTTCTGGTTTCCAGAAAATCATTTAATAATTCTTCAATTCTTTTTCTAAATTCCATATGTTATTTAAAATGCTGATTTACCCGTACGAAAAAAGGCTTTCTTCCGAAGGCCTTCCCATGTTTTTCCGTAAATCCACTGCAAATATACGAATATTTATCAAAAATGCAAAATATCTTATTATCAATACAATAAGTTAATTATTATTTAAAATATTACCATGATGGTATTTTTATTACTTTTGTATTAATTTTAAAAATACATTTACTTTGAATATTACTATTGTAGGAACAGGTTATGTAGGATTAGTCACAGGAACGACTTTAGCAGAACTTGGAAATTCAGTATACTGTGTAGATATTGATGAAAAAAAAGTTGAGGGAATGAAAAACGGCGTAGTTCCCATTTATGAGCCGAATCTTGAGGAGATGTTCTTAAGAAATATCCAATCCGAAAGATTATTTTTCACAACCGATTTAAAAGAAGCATTAGACAAAAGCGAAGTGATATACCTTGCTTTGCCAACTCCACCGGGAGAAGACGGATCTGCAGACCTATCTTATGTTCTTAAGGTAGCTTCGGATATCGGGGATATGATGACCAATTATAAAGTCATTGTCAACAAAAGTACCGTTCCTGTTGGTACAGCCGATAAAGTAAGAGAGGTAATTGAATCGAAAACACAAATTCCTTTTGATGTGGTTTCCAATCCGGAATTCCTGAGAGAAGGTTTCGCTGTTGAAGATTCCATGAACCCTTCAAGAGTGGTGGTAGGCTCCAGCTCGGAAAAAGCAAAGGACATTATGGCGAAGATTTATCAGCCTTTTACCAATACGGGAATTCCTATTATATTTATGGATGAAAAATCTTCCGAACTTACAAAGTATGCCGCCAATTCATTTCTTGCCGTAAAAATTACGTTCATGAACGAGATTGCTAACTATTGTGAAAAAGTAGGGGCCGATGTCGACAAAGTTCGTCTGGGAATGGGAAGTGATGACAGGATTGGGCACAGATTCCTGTTTCCGGGAATAGGATATGGCGGAAGCTGTTTTCCTAAAGATGTAAAGGCTTTGATAAAATCAGGTAAAAATGAAGAATTTGATTTTCAAATCCTTGAAGCAACGGAAAAAGTGAATGCCGCCCAGAAAGTAATTCTTGTAGGAGAAATTGAAAAATATTTCGGCGGGAATATCGAAGGAAAAACAATTGCGATGTGGGGACTGGCTTTTAAGGCGAATACTGATGACATCCGCGAGGCTTCTTCGCTTGATAATATTTCTATTTTACTTGAGAAGGGCGCAAAAATCGTTGCATATGATTCCGTTGCGGAAAATAATGTCAGAAAACTTCTGGGAGATAAAATTCAGTTTGCCAAAACCATGTATGAGGCTATTGAAAACGCAGATGCTTTATTTATTGCAACCGAATGGCCTGAATTTAAAAACCCTAATTTTGAACTGATGGCTAAAAAAATGAAAAACAAAGCTGTTTTTGACGGAAGAAATATGTATCCTCTGGAAATTCCGGAGCAGAATGGATTCTATTATAAGAGTATTGGACGTAAAACCATTCAGTAAGATTCAATTTAAAAAAAAATCAAGTTAATGCCACAGCCAAAAGCCAGCGGCGAATAGCACATAAAACATGAAAAATATAATCATTACAGGAGGAGCAGGTTTTATTGGTTCCCACGTTGTAAGAGAATTTGTGAAAAATAATCCGCAAACGACGATTATTAACCTCGATGCGCTCACCTATGCAGGAAATCTTGAAAATTTAAAGGATATTGAAAATGAGCCGAATTACGTTTTCGAGAAGGCAGATATCACAAAACCTGAAGAATTAAGAAAAGTTTTTGAAAAATACAATCCGGATGCTGTTGTACATTTAGCTGCAGAAAGCCATGTAGACAGAAGCATCACGGATCCGATGGCGTTTATCAATACCAATGTAAATGGTACCGCAAATCTTTTAAATTTATGTAAAGAGTTCTGGGCTTTGAATCCTGATCATACCCACGGAAGATTTCCGGATGAAAAAAGAACGAATCTTTTCTATCACATCTCTACCGACGAAGTCTATGGAAGTTTGGGCGAAACCGGATTCTTCTTAGAAACTACTCCATACGATCCGCAGTCTCCATATTCCGCCTCAAAAGCTGCATCCGATCATTTGGTACGAGCCTACGGAAATACGTACGGAATGCCTTTCATTGTATCAAACTGCTCAAATAATTATGGCCCGAATCATTTCCCGGAAAAATTAATTCCTCTTTGTATATCCAATATCATCAATGAAAAACCTTTGCCAATTTATGGTGACGGTAAATATACAAGAGACTGGCTTTTTGTGATTGATCACGCGAAAGCGATCCATCAGATTTTTAATAAGGCTAAAACGGGAGAAACTTACAATATCGGAGGATTCAATGAATGGCAGAATATTGATCTGGTAAAAGAACTTATCAAACAAATGGACGAAAAACTGGGCAGACCGCAAGGCTATTCTGAAAAGCTTATCACATTTGTTAAAGACAGACCCGGACATGATAAAAGGTATGCCATTGATGCAACAAAATTGAATAAAGATCTTGGATGGAAGCCATCGGTAACTTTTGAAGAAGGATTGGCTAAAACCATCGACTGGTATCTTGAAAATAAAGAGTGGCTGGAAAATGTGACAAGCGGAGACTACCAGAAATATTACGAAAAACAATATCATTAAAAACACAATATAATGAAAGGAATTATTTTAGCCGGAGGATCAGGGACAAGACTTTATCCTCTTACGATCGCAGTTAGCAAACAGCTGATGCCAATTTATGATAAACCCATGATCTATTATCCGCTCTCAACTTTATTATTGGCGGGAATAAAGGATATTTTGATCATTACGACTCCTCATGACCAGGAGGGTTTTATCAAACTTTTGGGTGACGGCTCACAAATAGGCTGTAACATCCAATATGTAGTACAGCCAAGTCCGGACGGACTGGCACAGGCATTTATTCTCGGTGACAAGTTTATCGGCGATGATTCCGCCGCATTGGTTTTAGGAGATAATATTTTCTACGGTTCCGAGATGGGGACTTTGCTTAAAAATAAAACCAATCCTGATGGCGGAGTTGTTTTCGCGTATCATGTTTCAGATCCTGAAAGATATGGAGTGGTAGAATTCGATGATGATTTCAAAGCGGTTTCCATTGAAGAAAAACCCCTGAAACCGAAATCCAATTATGCTGTTCCAGGATTGTATTTTTATGATAACGAAGTCGTTGAAATTGCAAAAAACATTCAGCCCTCTGCAAGAGGCGAGCTTGAAATCACAGATGTGAATAATGTATACCTTCAAAAAGGAAAACTTGAAGTAGGTGTGTTAGACAGGGGTACTGCATGGCTTGATACCGGAACTTTCGAATCTCTTAATGATGCATCGGAATTTGTAAGGGTAATTGAAAAAAGACAAGGATTCAAGATCGGATGTATTGAAGAAATAGCATTTAGAAATAAATTCATCAATGAAGAAAAGCTTTTGGAAACGGCTGCAAAATACGGAAAGAGCGGATATGGCGAATACCTTAAACAACTGGTTATCAAATAGATAAATATCCTAAAAAAGAGCTTATATATATTAACTAAAATTACTGCATTACACAACAAATCATGGTAAAGCAGCAATCATATGTAATTTTTTTAACCTAATAATAATTTTTTAAGAATAAATATGCTAGATATAAGAAAATAATATAAATTTGCAATAAACATAACACAAATGAATGAACCACAAACAAAGTGGACCGAAATAATTGAAGCTCGGCATTCTTTGCTCGACTTAAAATTAAAAGAGGTATGGAATTACAAAGATCTCGTTTACATGTTTGTAAAAAGAGATTTCATATCCAGTTTTAAGCAGACAATTTTAGGTCCCATCTGGTTTTTTATAAACCCAATCTTAACCACGATTACTTTCCTTATTGTTTTTGGCAAAATAGCAGGATTATCTACAGACAGTGCTCCGGCATTGTTATTTTATCTTTCCGGAGTTACACTCTGGAATTATTTTTCATCCTGTCTCATTGGCACTTCTTCCACATTCGTAGGAAACGCCGGCATTTTCGGAAAAGTATATTTTCCCAGACTGGTAACGCCAATATCCATTGTTATTTCCAATCTCATGCGCTTCGGGGTACAATTCCTTTTATTCCTGATGGTATGGATCTATTACCTTTTCAAAGGAGAAATTCAGCCGAATATATGGATCGTTGCAACGCCCTTCCTTATTGTTCTCATGGCTTTCTTTGCATTAGGAACAGGAATGATATTTTCTTCTCTTACTACGAAGTACAAAGACCTCAGCATGCTTTTGGTATTTGGAGTAAACCTTTACATGTATGCAACTCCGGTTATTTATCCCACATCATCTCTCCCGGTTTTTTTTAAAAAGCTGGCTTTCTATAATCCATTGACAGGGATTTTTGAGTGTTTTAAATATGCATGGCTGGGAGTTGGAGATTTCTCACCTGTCATGCTTATCGTAAGTTCATTTATTATTCTCTTACTTCTGATTGCAGGAACCCTTATATTCAATAAGGTGGAGAAAACTTTTATGGACACTGTTTAAATAATTTATTAACATTCCCAACACTATTATTATGCTGGTTTTAAAAGCAGAAAATATATCAAAACAATACAGATTAGGACAGGTAGGCACCGGAACACTCTCTCATGACCTTAACCGTATGTGGCACAAAATGAGAGGCAAAGATGATCCTTACCTTAAGATCGGCGAAACCAATAACAGAGCTGAAAAAGGTGAATCCGAATATGTCTGGTCTTTGCAAAACATCAATTTCGAAATTGAGCAGGGTGATGCGGTAGGTATTATCGGGAGAAATGGTGCAGGAAAATCTACCCTTTTAAAATTACTGAGTAAGGTAACAAAACCTACCAGTGGAAAAATATACACCCGTGGAAGGATTGCATCGCTGTTGGAAGTAGGAACAGGATTCCATCCTGAAATGACCGGCCGGGAAAACGTATACCTCAACGGCGCTATTCTTGGAATGACCAGAAAAGAAATCAGTAGAAAATTTGATGAAATTGTAGATTTCTCCGGTGTGGAAAGATACATTGATACTCCGGTAAAAAGATATTCTTCGGGAATGTATGTACGTCTTGCTTTTGCTGTTGCCGCCCATCTTGAATCTGAAATCCTGATTGTAGATGAGGTTTTGGCAGTGGGCGATGCAGAATTCCAGAAAAAATGCCTGGGAAAAATGGGCGATGTTACGAAAGGAGAAGGAAGAACGGTCCTTTTTGTAAGCCATAACATGACGGCCGTAAAAACACTTTGCAGCAATGGAATTTTATTGGAAAAAGGGATGGTAAAATATGCCGGGAATATAGATAAATGTGTAAGCTATTATCTTGGAAATTCTAAAGGAAATGAATATATACAGTCTTTTGACATTGGAACAGAAAATGTGAGAATCAAAAGAATTGAAGTGAAAAATTCCGGTGCCAATGATTCTAAAAATCTATATGAAAATCAGGAAATAGAATTAATAACGGATATTAATGTTTTATCGGAAAATCCTGAAAGGTATCATCTAACTTATGTTTTAAATAACGAACAAACTGAACCCCTTTTTTCTCTTTCTCATTATGAGCAATTTCCGCTAAAACCTGGAGATCAAAAAATAAAATGCACTTTTCCCGCAAAATATTTTCAGTCGGGGAATTATTATTTAAGCTTATATATTATTGAAGATCGTTCGAGAGCAGATTTTATTGAATCTGATATATTCACATTTATTGTTGAAGACGCCCCAAGAGAAATAGGAGCCTGGACAGGGCGTGAGCCGGGATATATTCGTCCGACAGCTCCTGAAAGCGAAAAAAATAACCTGCTCAATAAGTTTTATTCAACACTTAAGGAAATCAACTTTCAACCTGACTTTATTGTTGATATTGGTGCCAACACAGGTACCTGGACAAGGGAAGCCCTGAAATACTTTCCACAATCGTCTTATCTTCTTATAGAACCACAGGAAAGACTTTCTGCACAATTTTCAGACTTGTTGCAAAATCCTAAAATAAAATATTTGCCTGTAGGAGTTGGTGATAAAAATGACGTTTTAAAATTTACAATCGTTGATAGAGATGATAGTTGTTCTTTTATTTATTCTGAAGAAGAAGCAGCTAAAATGGGATATAAGCAAATTGAAGTCCCCATTAAAACTCTTGATTCTATTATTCACGAAAATAATCTAAACTATCCTGACATTGTAAAGATAGACGCTGAAGGGCTTGATCTTGAAGTGATTGACGGATCATCAACTTTATTTGGAAAAACAGAAATTTTTATTGTAGAAGCAGGCATCCAGAATAAAGTTTACAAAAACTCCCTGCTGAGACTTGTTACTAAAATGGATGATGCGGGATATGAACTGTATGATATCACAGATTTAAATAGGCCATTAAAGATTCCTGTTTTGTGGCTTGTAGAGCTTGTTTTTGTTAGAAAAGGAGGAAAAACCTCACAATTCCCATTAAATCTACAGCTATGATTCCCGTAACACAACCTTTCTTGCCTCCTCAGGAAGAATATAAAAAATACTTAACCGGTATCTGGAAAAGAAACTGGCTTACCAACATGGGGCCATTAGCTAGTCAGTTGGAAATGGAACTAAAAGAACACCTGAACATTAATCATCTGTTATTTGTTACCAACGGAACAGTGGCCATACAAATGGCAATAAAAGCTTTGGATTTACAGGGAGAAATTATTACAACCCCATTTTCTTTTGTCGCAACAACCTCATCTATTGTCTGGGAAAACTGCACTCCTGTTTTTGTAGATATTGATCCGAAATCTCTAAATATAGCTGCTTCTAAAATAGAATCGGCAATTACAGAAAAAACATCCGCAATTTTGGCCACTCACGTTTACGGAAATCCATGTGATGTTGAAACAATAGAAAAGATTGCAAAAAAATATAACATGAAAGTAATATATGATGCTGCGCACGCTTTTGGGGTAGAAGTTAATGGAAAATCCGTTTTTGAATATGGTGATATATCGACATGCTCTCTACATGCCACCAAATTATACCATTCTGTAGAGGGAGGTCTGATAACGACAAAAGATCCTGACTTATTAAAAAAACTCGCAATTATGCGCAATTTTGGAATTTCAGGATTTGACAGCTTTTCGGGTTTAGGAATCAATGGAAAGAATTCGGAATTTCATGCTGCTATGGGACTTGCTAATCTAAAATACATTCATGAAATACACGAAAAAAGAAAAGCGCTGGCATCACTTTATGATAAAAAATTAGTTGGATTAAAAGCTGAGAAGCCGGTTTGGCATCCACAGTCTGAGGATAATTTTGCCTATTATCCTATTATTTTAGAAAGTGAGGAATTGCTTCTTAAACTCAAAAGGCAAATGGATACTTTAGAAATTTTTACAAGAAGATATTTTTATCCCAGTTTAGCATCATCACTACCTTATTTACCAAAAGTGGAAATGCCCGTTACGGATGATATTGCCAAAAGAGTTATGTGCCTGCCTTTTTATTATGATCTTACATTTGAAGAGGTGGAACTGATTAGCAGATTAATGTTGAGAATTCAAAACAATTAAGCTATGTTTAATAATATTTTAGTTATATCAGACAATGCTTACCTCTGCAGAAAACTAGAAAATATTTTGACAGAGAAATTAAGTCCTGAACAAAGAGTAAATTTTTCAATTAGTCCGTTTTCTGACATTAATGATTTTAATGAATCAATAAAATCAGAAGTAATGATTTTAGATTTAAAAAAGGAAATTGATATTAACTTTATCATAGAGCATTACGATCTCGTTTTATCCATTCATTGCAAACAGTTTTTCCCCAATATCTTAGTTCAAAAAATTAAATGCATCAATATCCACCCTGGTTATAATCCGATAAATAGAGGCTGGTATCCTCAAGTTTTTTCAATTCAAAACAACCTACCAGTAGGAGCTACAATTCATGAAATTGATGAAGAACTGGATCATGGCCCCATCATTGACCGTGATTTTGTGAAAAAAGAATCATATGATACCTCTGGAAGTTTGTATGATAAGATTCTTGAAAAAGAAATAGACCTTTTTAACAAAAATATTGATTCTATTCTAAATAATACGTACAAGACAATTCTACCCGAAAATGAAGGGAATTTATTTCTTAAAAAAGATTTTAATAAACTCTGTAAGATCGATTTAAAGGAAGAAACTACAGCAGGCAAGTTTATTGACAAACTTAGAGCATTATCTCATAAGAATTTTAAAAATGCCTACTATATTGATCCTGAAAATGGAGAAAAAATTTTCATTTCATTAACTTTTAAAAGGCAGAATGATTAAAATGAATGCGAAAAAAAATTTTTTGGTAAGTGTTGCAATGCCCAACTATGGCCAAGATCAATTTATTTCTCAGGCCATTTTAGGTGTGCTGTCTCAAAAAGCAGAGTTTGAGATAGAACTAATTGTTGCCAATGATTGTTCTCCTGATAACACCGAGGCGATTGTCCAGGAAATCATTCAGAATCACCCGAATGGATCATGGATAAAATATACAAGACATGCAGAAAATAAAGGTGCCATTCCCAACTTTGCTTGGTCAATCTCTCAAGCAAAAGGAAAATATATAGCCATTTGTGAAGGCGACGACTATTGGACAGATCCTTTCAAAATTCAGAAACAAATTGATTTTTTAGAAAATAATGAGGAATACAGCATTATATTTCATAAAGTAAAAGAAATAAATACATCCGGAGATGAAGCAGACGCTATTCTTAAAAGTCCTGATGAAGAGCAAACGTATAATTTGAAACATCTGGCTGCCGGAAACTTTATACATACGCCATCAGTTGTATTTAGGAAAAATTTTGATGAATTACCATCCTGGATTATATATTCACCCTTAGGAGATTATCCATTACATATGCTCAATGCACAATATGGTCTTATAAAATATCTGCCGGAAGAAATGGCCGCATATCGTGTTGGAAACGGAATCTGGAGCAGCCAAAGCCGAGTTCATCAGATCGTAAATACCATGTTTACCGTTAAACTTTTAACCTTACATTTTTTTCATAAAAAAGAAATTTATCATCTTCTTTCTATTCGATATAAGCATTTATTTGAAAGTCTGACAAAACACCTCGACAAACCAATATCTCCGGAAACGGCAGCCTATCGTCTGTCTTTTAAAAAGCTGTTTATAATTATTATCAAAAAAATAAAACATCTTATTAAATAATGTTGTGAATAATCAATTAGTTTCAATATGCGTTCCCACCTACAATGGTGCAAAATTCTTACAGGAAAGTTTAGATTCTGTAAATGCTCAATCTTATAAAAATATTGAAGTAATTATATCAGACGACAATTCTACAGATGAAACATTAGAGATTTGTACAAAATTTAAAGAAAGCACCTTATTTCCGGTACATATTTACAATCATCAACCTCAGGGTATAGGCGCAAACTGGAATCATTGTATTGAAAGAGCAAATGGGATATACATCAAATTCTTATTTCAGGATGATATTTTATACGATACCTGTATTGAGGAAATGATGGAAATTTATAAAGAATACCCCGAAATTGGGTTGGTTGCCTGCAAGAGAGATTTCATTGTTGATGTCAATATGAAATCGGAACAAACTGAAATTTGGATCGAAAAATATAACGATCTACAAATTGATTACGAATTATTCAATGATTCCATTTATTATTTAACGCATGCTGTTTTTGGTAAAAGATCATTTTTAGACTCACATCGAAATAAAATCGGCGAACCGAGCTGTGTTATGTTTCGAAAAGAAATTACTAAAAGTATCGGGCTGTTTGATGTAAGGCTAAAACAGATTTTAGATTATGAATATTGGTACAGAATTCTGAAAAACAAACCTGTTATTGTA
This region includes:
- a CDS encoding dTDP-4-amino-4,6-dideoxyglucose formyltransferase — translated: MFNNILVISDNAYLCRKLENILTEKLSPEQRVNFSISPFSDINDFNESIKSEVMILDLKKEIDINFIIEHYDLVLSIHCKQFFPNILVQKIKCINIHPGYNPINRGWYPQVFSIQNNLPVGATIHEIDEELDHGPIIDRDFVKKESYDTSGSLYDKILEKEIDLFNKNIDSILNNTYKTILPENEGNLFLKKDFNKLCKIDLKEETTAGKFIDKLRALSHKNFKNAYYIDPENGEKIFISLTFKRQND
- a CDS encoding glycosyltransferase family 2 protein, producing MNNQLVSICVPTYNGAKFLQESLDSVNAQSYKNIEVIISDDNSTDETLEICTKFKESTLFPVHIYNHQPQGIGANWNHCIERANGIYIKFLFQDDILYDTCIEEMMEIYKEYPEIGLVACKRDFIVDVNMKSEQTEIWIEKYNDLQIDYELFNDSIYYLTHAVFGKRSFLDSHRNKIGEPSCVMFRKEITKSIGLFDVRLKQILDYEYWYRILKNKPVIVINKPLVAFRIHENQATNVNSKAEINDYNMYHKILHKEYYHFLHDSLKESLDNEFSKSNELKKYVLKKYKSLKSKIKKWLR
- a CDS encoding glycosyltransferase family 2 protein, with the translated sequence MNAKKNFLVSVAMPNYGQDQFISQAILGVLSQKAEFEIELIVANDCSPDNTEAIVQEIIQNHPNGSWIKYTRHAENKGAIPNFAWSISQAKGKYIAICEGDDYWTDPFKIQKQIDFLENNEEYSIIFHKVKEINTSGDEADAILKSPDEEQTYNLKHLAAGNFIHTPSVVFRKNFDELPSWIIYSPLGDYPLHMLNAQYGLIKYLPEEMAAYRVGNGIWSSQSRVHQIVNTMFTVKLLTLHFFHKKEIYHLLSIRYKHLFESLTKHLDKPISPETAAYRLSFKKLFIIIIKKIKHLIK